In Geobacillus kaustophilus, a genomic segment contains:
- the miaA gene encoding tRNA (adenosine(37)-N6)-dimethylallyltransferase MiaA, with translation MAEKVAVIVGPTAVGKTKLGIALAKKLGGEVISGDSMQIYKGMDIGTAKVKPAETEGIPHHLLDIKEPCEPFSVVEFQRLCRALITEISARGRLPIIVGGTGLYIQAALYDYQFSAAPSDEAYRRALKQLAAEQGAEALHRRLEAVDPISAARIHPHNIRRVIRALEVYHCTGKPFSEWQQGQPKRLLYEAAIVGLTAEREVLYRRINERVDEMIAAGLIKEARALYDRGLRDCQAVQAIGYKELYDYFDGRVSLDEAIEQLKQNSRRYAKRQLTWFRNQMPVKWFDMTDAGQFAAKVEEISRYVAGKLQLEANI, from the coding sequence ATGGCTGAAAAAGTCGCCGTCATCGTCGGGCCGACGGCGGTCGGCAAAACGAAGCTCGGCATCGCGTTGGCGAAAAAGCTGGGCGGAGAGGTCATCAGCGGCGATTCGATGCAAATTTATAAAGGGATGGACATTGGCACGGCGAAAGTGAAGCCCGCTGAGACGGAAGGAATCCCGCATCATTTGCTGGACATCAAAGAGCCGTGCGAACCGTTTTCCGTCGTCGAATTTCAGCGGCTTTGCCGTGCGCTCATCACCGAGATTTCAGCGCGCGGCCGGTTGCCGATCATCGTCGGCGGCACCGGGCTGTACATTCAGGCCGCCCTTTACGATTACCAATTTTCCGCCGCCCCTTCCGACGAAGCGTACCGCCGGGCGCTCAAACAGCTGGCGGCCGAGCAAGGAGCCGAAGCGCTTCACCGGCGGCTTGAGGCGGTTGATCCAATCAGTGCGGCCCGCATTCATCCGCACAACATCCGCCGCGTCATCCGCGCCTTAGAAGTGTATCATTGCACTGGAAAGCCGTTCAGCGAGTGGCAGCAAGGGCAGCCAAAGCGGCTTTTGTATGAGGCGGCCATCGTTGGCTTGACGGCGGAGCGGGAGGTACTTTACCGCCGCATCAACGAGCGGGTCGATGAGATGATCGCCGCAGGGTTGATCAAGGAGGCGAGGGCGCTTTATGACCGAGGCCTGCGCGACTGCCAGGCGGTGCAAGCCATCGGCTACAAGGAGCTGTACGACTATTTTGACGGCCGCGTTTCCCTTGATGAAGCGATCGAGCAGCTGAAACAAAATTCGCGCCGCTATGCGAAACGACAGCTCACCTGGTTTCGCAATCAAATGCCGGTGAAATGGTTTGACATGACCGACGCCGGGCAGTTTGCCGCCAAGGTGGAGGAAATTTCTCGCTATGTAGCAGGAAAGCTTCAACTTGAAGCGAATATATAA
- a CDS encoding methyl-accepting chemotaxis protein, which yields MNMKMTVRKKLLAGFGLVYVLIALLVGFSYYEISTLDRMYTDVIDKRVTKLVNAKELEVLIRREVGSMRGYLLTGDEKSRENFEKAHEEYKKISKTLAAELAREETKQLLAELDLLEQQFYELGQKTFNLKAQNKPEQYIALVTTTGRDLTTQFDEKVNQLVALQQREMKEANDDASASAAAVQRLIIIVGLLTAAAGAAVSYFISRSLSRPLLALSEAAKRIAAGDLTDGRLSVRNRDEIGELAASFEQMAKNLREVLQEVAQNAEQVAASSEELAASAEQTSKATEQIAMTIQSVASGMDKQMQSVEETSAAVDSMSERIEQISGRAQSVSAIAAEASRQAAEGGQTIEAGVAQMNKVNDTVERLADLIKGLGHRSEQIGSIIEAIRSIAAQTNLLALNAAIEAARAGEHGRGFAVVADEVRKLAEQSAQSAQQIAELIAAIQEETVHAVQSMESVVNEVTAGTNVIRASGETFARIRSAVDEVAGQIRDVSTAVSDMVSSSEQMVRSVRLVADVAESTSAGAQEVSAATEEQLASMEEISASAASLSKMADDLQAIVNKFSL from the coding sequence ATGAACATGAAAATGACCGTGCGCAAAAAACTGTTGGCTGGCTTCGGCCTCGTCTACGTGTTGATCGCGCTGCTAGTCGGGTTTTCTTATTACGAGATTTCGACTCTTGATCGTATGTACACCGATGTGATCGATAAACGGGTGACGAAGCTTGTCAATGCCAAAGAACTTGAAGTATTGATCCGCCGCGAGGTCGGCAGCATGCGCGGCTATTTGTTGACCGGCGATGAGAAGTCAAGGGAAAACTTTGAAAAAGCGCATGAGGAGTACAAGAAAATAAGCAAAACGCTTGCGGCGGAGCTGGCCCGGGAAGAAACGAAACAGCTGCTTGCCGAGCTCGATTTGCTGGAACAGCAGTTTTACGAACTTGGGCAAAAAACGTTCAACTTAAAAGCGCAAAACAAACCAGAGCAGTACATCGCCCTTGTGACCACAACTGGGCGCGACTTAACGACTCAATTTGATGAAAAGGTGAATCAATTGGTCGCTCTCCAGCAGCGGGAAATGAAGGAGGCGAATGACGATGCGAGCGCATCGGCGGCAGCGGTCCAGCGGCTGATCATCATCGTCGGCTTGTTGACGGCGGCGGCTGGAGCGGCAGTCAGCTACTTCATCAGCCGTTCGCTTTCCCGCCCGCTATTGGCGCTGTCGGAAGCGGCAAAGCGGATCGCCGCCGGCGATTTGACGGACGGGCGGCTCTCGGTTCGCAACCGCGACGAAATCGGCGAGCTGGCCGCTTCGTTTGAACAAATGGCAAAAAACTTGCGCGAAGTGCTCCAGGAAGTGGCGCAAAATGCCGAGCAAGTCGCCGCTTCGTCGGAGGAGCTGGCAGCGAGCGCCGAACAGACGAGCAAGGCGACCGAGCAAATCGCCATGACGATACAGAGTGTTGCTTCCGGCATGGACAAGCAAATGCAAAGCGTGGAAGAAACGTCCGCCGCCGTCGATTCGATGTCTGAGAGAATCGAGCAAATTTCCGGACGGGCGCAAAGCGTGTCCGCCATCGCTGCTGAGGCGTCAAGGCAAGCGGCTGAGGGCGGGCAAACGATCGAGGCGGGCGTCGCGCAAATGAACAAAGTGAACGATACGGTCGAGCGGCTGGCTGACCTCATTAAAGGGCTTGGCCACCGTTCCGAGCAAATCGGCTCGATCATCGAAGCAATCCGCAGCATCGCAGCGCAGACGAACTTGCTCGCCTTAAACGCCGCCATTGAGGCGGCGCGCGCCGGCGAGCACGGGCGCGGTTTTGCCGTCGTCGCCGATGAGGTGCGGAAGCTCGCCGAACAATCGGCCCAATCGGCCCAGCAAATCGCGGAATTGATCGCCGCCATCCAAGAAGAAACGGTTCATGCCGTCCAATCGATGGAGTCGGTCGTCAACGAAGTGACGGCCGGAACGAACGTCATTCGCGCCTCGGGTGAAACGTTCGCCCGCATCCGTTCCGCCGTGGACGAAGTTGCGGGGCAAATCCGCGACGTATCCACCGCGGTCAGCGACATGGTCTCTTCTTCAGAGCAAATGGTGCGCTCCGTCCGGCTTGTCGCCGATGTGGCCGAGTCGACATCGGCCGGTGCGCAGGAGGTGTCGGCGGCGACTGAGGAACAGCTGGCCTCGATGGAGGAAATTTCAGCTTCGGCCGCGTCGCTCTCGAAAATGGCCGACGATTTGCAGGCGATTGTCAACAAGTTTTCATTATGA
- a CDS encoding MDR family MFS transporter, producing the protein MNSRLSVMVSIVLAMLVASMDTTIMNTTMPIIAKELGGFSLYAWAFASYMITTTVLSPIAGRLSDLFGRKNVFSFGIILFLIGSLLCGLSQNMVQLVLFRAVQGVGAGFMMPFPAIIAGDLFPVEKRGKIQAFFTAMWGISAVLAPLLGSLFVEYATWRWIFYVNIPICLLSLLTLLPYKEVYEPKRAAVDYMGAALFAAAVSLLLLVTVVARGRWWYGAAGALLLVAFYFFEKRQPSPLVPLSLVQHRTLKWMNINGFVSCVALFGTSSYIPLFLQNVAHLSVFISGVALLGSSIGWMIAAVPAGKWILRYGYRPLLIIGNVLLVASGLLLALLNESHGFWYVFLIMFVQGLSFGLTSTVGVIGSQQLADAHEKGIATSFFMFCRNIGTAIGVTVMGAFLTKAPTFMAGIHHLFLFGLIGSIAALVTSLFIHDEAEAGRNTWQPEGTA; encoded by the coding sequence ATGAACAGCCGCCTGTCCGTGATGGTGAGCATCGTGCTCGCTATGCTTGTCGCCTCGATGGATACGACGATCATGAACACGACGATGCCGATCATCGCCAAAGAACTTGGAGGTTTTTCTTTGTACGCCTGGGCGTTTGCGTCATACATGATTACAACGACCGTCCTGTCGCCGATTGCCGGCCGTCTGTCCGACCTGTTTGGCCGCAAAAACGTATTCAGCTTTGGCATCATTTTATTTTTGATCGGCTCGCTTCTTTGCGGTTTGTCGCAAAATATGGTGCAACTCGTTTTGTTCCGCGCCGTACAAGGGGTCGGAGCTGGGTTTATGATGCCGTTTCCGGCCATTATCGCCGGCGATTTGTTTCCGGTGGAAAAGCGCGGAAAGATCCAGGCGTTTTTTACCGCCATGTGGGGCATTTCCGCCGTCTTGGCGCCGCTTTTAGGTTCGCTGTTTGTCGAATACGCGACATGGCGCTGGATTTTTTATGTCAATATTCCGATTTGCTTGCTCTCGCTTTTGACGCTGCTCCCATATAAAGAGGTATATGAACCGAAGCGGGCGGCGGTCGATTACATGGGGGCTGCGTTGTTTGCGGCGGCGGTCAGTTTGCTTTTGCTTGTTACCGTCGTTGCGCGGGGGCGATGGTGGTACGGGGCGGCCGGCGCGCTCTTGCTTGTTGCGTTTTACTTTTTCGAAAAACGGCAGCCGTCTCCGCTCGTGCCGCTGTCGCTTGTCCAGCACCGGACGCTCAAATGGATGAACATTAACGGCTTTGTCAGCTGCGTTGCGCTGTTTGGGACGTCAAGCTACATCCCGCTCTTTTTGCAAAACGTCGCCCACTTGTCCGTATTTATAAGCGGCGTCGCCTTGCTTGGCTCGTCCATTGGCTGGATGATTGCCGCCGTGCCGGCGGGGAAATGGATTTTGCGCTATGGCTACCGTCCGCTTCTCATCATCGGCAATGTGCTGCTCGTTGCGTCCGGTTTGCTTCTTGCACTGCTTAACGAGAGCCATGGGTTTTGGTACGTTTTCCTCATCATGTTTGTTCAAGGGCTGTCGTTCGGGTTGACGTCGACCGTCGGCGTCATCGGCTCGCAGCAGCTTGCCGACGCTCATGAAAAAGGAATTGCGACGTCCTTTTTTATGTTTTGCCGCAATATCGGCACGGCGATCGGCGTGACCGTCATGGGAGCGTTTTTGACGAAGGCGCCGACGTTTATGGCCGGCATTCATCATTTGTTTTTGTTCGGCCTCATTGGCAGCATCGCGGCGCTTGTCACCTCGCTTTTCATTCATGATGAAGCCGAAGCCGGCCGGAACACGTGGCAGCCGGAAGGGACGGCGTAA
- a CDS encoding LysM peptidoglycan-binding domain-containing protein: protein MKKTVVLTSTLIGSLLAGHAASAASYTVQKGDTLWKIARQSGTTVAALKQENDLSSDLIFPGQVLRVNEPNESNETSSNAYTVEPGDTLSGIARKFGTTVDALLKLNPSITNPDFIRAGQKLQVAGGQERSNTYNVQPAAVPTSGRYIVQAGDTMLGIANKFQTTVDRLLALNPQITNPNTIRIGQAIKVAGGTADVREAKQQVSAANSAVAESSASFADRIIDIAEKYLGARYLYGASPSRTDVFDCSSFTMRVFGEAGISLPRTSTAQAQAGRTVSFGQLQKGDLVFFDTDSNGSINHVGIYAGNGQMINATVSLGVAYSSLTSSYWKTRYVKAVRVIN, encoded by the coding sequence ATGAAAAAAACAGTGGTATTGACAAGCACGTTGATCGGTTCCTTGTTGGCCGGCCACGCGGCATCGGCGGCGAGCTATACGGTGCAAAAAGGCGATACGCTTTGGAAGATTGCACGGCAATCCGGCACGACGGTCGCAGCGTTAAAGCAAGAAAACGATTTGTCTTCGGATTTGATTTTTCCCGGACAAGTATTGCGCGTCAATGAGCCAAATGAATCGAACGAAACTTCTTCGAATGCATATACGGTCGAGCCTGGTGATACGTTAAGCGGAATCGCCCGCAAGTTTGGCACGACTGTGGATGCGCTGCTCAAGCTCAATCCAAGCATTACGAACCCAGACTTCATTCGCGCTGGGCAGAAGCTTCAAGTAGCAGGGGGACAAGAACGTTCCAATACATACAATGTGCAGCCGGCAGCCGTGCCGACAAGCGGCCGGTACATCGTGCAGGCGGGGGATACGATGTTGGGAATTGCGAACAAGTTTCAAACGACGGTCGACCGTCTATTGGCGCTGAATCCGCAAATTACAAACCCGAACACCATCCGCATTGGCCAAGCCATTAAAGTGGCGGGCGGAACGGCTGATGTCCGGGAGGCCAAGCAGCAAGTATCGGCCGCCAACTCGGCTGTTGCCGAGTCGTCCGCATCGTTTGCCGACCGAATCATCGATATTGCAGAAAAATATTTGGGAGCGCGCTATTTGTACGGAGCAAGCCCATCGCGCACCGATGTGTTTGACTGCTCATCGTTTACGATGCGCGTTTTTGGCGAAGCCGGCATTTCGTTGCCGCGCACATCCACCGCTCAGGCGCAAGCGGGAAGAACGGTGTCGTTTGGCCAGTTGCAAAAAGGCGACCTCGTCTTTTTTGACACCGATTCAAACGGGTCGATCAACCATGTCGGCATTTACGCTGGCAACGGGCAAATGATCAACGCGACCGTTTCGTTGGGCGTTGCGTATTCATCGCTGACGTCGTCCTATTGGAAAACGCGGTATGTAAAAGCGGTTCGAGTCATCAACTAA
- the mutL gene encoding DNA mismatch repair endonuclease MutL, giving the protein MGRIRKLDDLLANKIAAGEVVERPASVVKELVENAIDARSTVINIELEEAGMAKIRVIDNGDGMEEDDCLLAFERHATSKIHDEHDLFRIRTLGFRGEALPSIASVSEVELTTGTGSGPGTKLVLRGGALVSRERAAGRKGTDITVSNLFFNTPARLKYMKTIHTELGHAADVVNRLALAHPDVSFRLRHQGKTLLATNGSGDVRHVLAAIYGAETARQMIPIEAESLDFTVRGYISPPDVTRASRNYISLVVNGRYVRSVPLVKAIEAGYYTLLPIGRYPIVFLSIEMDPVLVDVNVHPAKLEVRFSKEAELNELVTDAIRQAFRERTLIPSVSADSKMAKPKVEQAAWTFTHRVREPSVLSSGIGGGEDATAPLAPLTVDAPAEQPSAAVQTDEWGIPDEHGAAFERKQEEEVGEERRALRLTTDGQEADKAAADRLPPLYPIGQLHGTYILAENEHGLYMIDQHAAQERINYEYFREKLGEVTKEVQELLVPLMFEYPADEYERIAASRDELARCGVFLEPFGPRAFLVRSHPTWFPKGREKEIIEEMIEQVLAAKTVDINQLREQAAILMSCKRAIKANQHLRQDELFALLEALRQTTDPFTCPHGRPIIVHFSTYEIEKLFKRVM; this is encoded by the coding sequence ATGGGACGCATCCGCAAGCTCGATGATCTGCTGGCAAACAAAATCGCCGCCGGCGAGGTCGTCGAGCGGCCGGCTTCGGTCGTCAAGGAGTTGGTGGAAAATGCCATTGATGCCCGTAGTACGGTCATCAACATCGAGCTTGAAGAAGCGGGAATGGCGAAAATCCGCGTCATCGACAACGGCGACGGCATGGAGGAAGACGACTGCTTGCTCGCTTTTGAACGCCATGCGACAAGCAAAATTCATGACGAGCACGATTTGTTCCGCATCCGCACGCTCGGGTTCCGCGGTGAGGCGCTGCCGAGCATCGCTTCTGTATCCGAAGTCGAGCTGACGACCGGCACGGGCAGCGGACCGGGAACGAAGCTTGTGCTTCGAGGCGGCGCACTCGTCTCCCGCGAGCGGGCGGCAGGGCGCAAAGGGACGGATATTACCGTATCGAACTTGTTTTTCAACACCCCAGCGCGCTTGAAATATATGAAAACGATCCACACCGAGCTCGGCCATGCGGCCGACGTCGTCAACCGGCTAGCGCTCGCCCATCCGGACGTATCATTTCGCCTCCGCCACCAGGGCAAAACATTGCTTGCCACCAATGGCAGCGGCGATGTCCGGCACGTGCTCGCCGCTATTTACGGCGCCGAGACGGCGAGACAAATGATCCCCATCGAAGCGGAATCGCTCGATTTTACCGTTCGCGGCTACATTTCGCCGCCGGACGTGACGCGCGCCTCGCGCAACTACATCTCGCTTGTTGTCAACGGCCGCTATGTGCGCAGCGTGCCGCTTGTGAAAGCGATTGAAGCCGGCTACTATACGCTCTTGCCGATCGGCCGCTATCCGATTGTGTTTTTATCCATTGAAATGGATCCGGTGCTTGTCGATGTCAACGTCCATCCGGCAAAGCTCGAAGTCCGCTTTAGCAAGGAAGCAGAGCTGAATGAGCTCGTGACGGACGCGATCCGCCAGGCATTTCGCGAGCGGACGCTCATTCCGTCCGTATCTGCCGACAGCAAGATGGCAAAACCAAAGGTGGAGCAGGCGGCTTGGACGTTCACTCATCGCGTCCGCGAGCCGTCTGTCTTATCGAGCGGCATCGGCGGCGGGGAAGATGCGACCGCCCCTCTTGCGCCGCTAACCGTTGACGCACCGGCTGAGCAGCCATCCGCGGCTGTGCAGACGGATGAATGGGGAATACCGGATGAACATGGGGCCGCTTTCGAGCGAAAGCAGGAAGAAGAGGTGGGAGAAGAACGGCGCGCCCTCCGCTTGACGACAGATGGGCAAGAGGCGGATAAAGCGGCGGCCGATCGCCTGCCGCCGCTTTATCCGATCGGACAATTGCATGGGACGTACATTTTGGCGGAGAACGAACATGGGTTGTATATGATCGATCAGCATGCGGCTCAAGAGCGGATCAACTATGAATATTTCCGAGAAAAACTCGGCGAAGTCACGAAGGAAGTGCAGGAGCTGCTCGTTCCGTTGATGTTTGAATATCCAGCCGACGAGTACGAGCGGATCGCCGCCTCCCGCGATGAGCTGGCGCGCTGCGGCGTGTTTCTTGAGCCGTTTGGGCCGCGGGCGTTTCTCGTTCGCTCCCATCCGACGTGGTTTCCGAAAGGGAGAGAAAAGGAAATCATCGAGGAAATGATCGAACAAGTGTTGGCGGCAAAAACGGTCGACATCAATCAATTGCGCGAACAAGCGGCCATCTTAATGAGCTGCAAGCGCGCCATTAAAGCAAACCAACATTTGCGCCAGGATGAACTGTTCGCTTTGCTTGAGGCGCTGCGGCAGACGACGGACCCATTTACTTGTCCGCACGGCCGGCCGATCATCGTCCATTTTTCGACATATGAAATTGAAAAACTATTTAAACGGGTGATGTAG
- the mutS gene encoding DNA mismatch repair protein MutS has translation MPSYTPMIQQYLHIKAQYPDAFLFFRLGDFYELFFDDAIKAAQELEITLTSRDGGGDERVPMCGVPYHSAQGYIEQLIEKGYKVAICEQVEDPKTAKGVVRREVVQLITPGTLMEGKGLTEKENHYLAALTPFADGTYGLAYADLSTGEVRLTLLSSWEEAANELHAVGAREIIVATDSSEEWVRELKERYEAAVSYEDDTSLCDEWNGVIGHVAQEKLRTAAARLLHYLVRTQKRRLDHLQPAELYQVDHYMKMDRHSKLHLELVETVRSKGRKGSLLWLLDETVTAMGGRLLKQWLDRPLIDRREIERRLDFVETLKTSYFERQELRDRLRGVYDIERLVGRVSYGNANARDLVQLKKSLLQVPALRQTVGALPLAEADKLCERLDPCEELVDLLERSIQEQPPLSVKEGNLIKDGYDKQLDRYRDASRNGKAWIAELEAKEREATGIKSLKVGYNRVFGYYIEVTKPNLPLVPEGRYERKQTLANAERFITPELKEKEALILEAEEKSIELEYELFVAIREQVKQYIPRLQTLAKAIAELDVLQSFATISDEYRYVRPQFSTERVLVIQGGRHPVVEKVLGAQMYVPNDCCMNREREMLLITGPNMAGKSTYMRQVALTAVMAQIGCFVPAERAVLPIFDQVFTRIGAADDLSAGQSTFMVEMLEARRAIAHATQNSLILFDEIGRGTSTYDGMALAQAIIEYIHDHIGAKTLFSTHYHELTALEHSLPRLSNVHARAIEENGKVVFLHQIADGPADKSYGIHVAELAGLPASLIERARAILAELEKAAGKQEAAAGRMDDGALVEAGLAFQGNEALDVGRAVEREKASRPSAGAARDGVLAEAAFEQLSMFPDLAPAPVEPPLSSKEKKALAALKEINLLEMTPLEALNKLYELQKLLK, from the coding sequence ATGCCATCGTACACACCGATGATCCAGCAATATTTGCACATTAAAGCGCAATATCCGGACGCGTTTTTATTTTTCCGGCTTGGCGATTTTTACGAATTGTTTTTTGACGACGCCATCAAGGCGGCGCAAGAGCTGGAAATTACGCTCACAAGCCGCGATGGCGGCGGCGATGAACGGGTGCCGATGTGCGGGGTGCCGTACCATTCGGCGCAAGGATATATTGAACAGTTGATCGAAAAGGGATATAAAGTCGCCATTTGCGAACAAGTCGAAGACCCGAAAACGGCCAAAGGCGTCGTTCGCCGCGAAGTTGTGCAGCTCATCACGCCGGGGACGCTCATGGAAGGCAAAGGGCTCACCGAGAAGGAAAACCACTACTTGGCGGCGCTCACGCCGTTTGCTGATGGTACATACGGATTGGCTTACGCCGATTTGTCGACCGGCGAGGTCCGGTTGACGCTTCTTTCTTCGTGGGAGGAAGCGGCGAACGAGCTGCACGCCGTTGGAGCGCGGGAGATCATCGTTGCCACAGACAGCAGCGAAGAGTGGGTGCGCGAGCTGAAAGAGCGGTACGAGGCGGCGGTCTCTTATGAGGACGACACATCGCTATGCGACGAATGGAACGGCGTCATCGGCCATGTGGCGCAAGAAAAGCTTCGGACGGCCGCCGCCCGCTTGCTTCATTACCTTGTCCGCACGCAAAAGCGGCGGCTCGATCATTTGCAGCCGGCTGAGTTGTATCAAGTTGACCACTATATGAAAATGGACCGACATTCCAAGCTGCATTTGGAATTGGTCGAAACGGTGCGGTCAAAAGGAAGGAAAGGTTCGTTGTTATGGCTTTTGGATGAAACGGTGACAGCGATGGGCGGGCGGCTCTTAAAACAATGGCTGGACCGGCCGCTCATTGATCGGCGCGAAATCGAACGGCGCCTCGATTTTGTGGAAACGTTGAAAACGAGCTATTTTGAACGGCAGGAGCTGCGCGACAGGCTGCGTGGCGTTTACGACATTGAGCGCCTTGTCGGCCGCGTCTCCTACGGCAACGCCAACGCCCGTGATCTCGTGCAGCTGAAAAAGTCGCTTCTTCAAGTGCCGGCGCTCCGCCAGACTGTTGGCGCGCTGCCGCTCGCTGAAGCGGACAAGCTGTGCGAGCGCCTTGACCCGTGCGAAGAGCTCGTCGATTTGCTCGAGCGCTCGATTCAAGAACAGCCGCCGCTTTCCGTCAAAGAAGGGAACCTCATCAAAGACGGGTATGACAAGCAGCTCGACCGCTACCGCGACGCGAGCCGCAACGGCAAAGCGTGGATCGCTGAACTTGAGGCGAAAGAGCGGGAAGCGACCGGCATCAAATCGCTCAAAGTCGGCTACAACCGAGTGTTTGGCTACTATATTGAAGTGACAAAGCCCAATCTCCCCCTTGTTCCGGAAGGACGTTACGAGCGGAAGCAGACGCTCGCCAACGCCGAGCGCTTTATCACCCCGGAGTTGAAGGAAAAAGAGGCGCTCATTTTGGAGGCGGAAGAAAAAAGCATTGAACTCGAATATGAACTGTTTGTCGCCATTCGCGAGCAAGTGAAGCAATACATTCCGCGCCTGCAGACGTTGGCGAAAGCCATTGCCGAGCTTGATGTGCTTCAATCATTCGCAACGATCAGCGACGAGTATCGCTATGTGCGTCCGCAGTTTTCCACGGAGCGCGTCTTGGTGATTCAAGGCGGCCGCCACCCGGTTGTCGAAAAAGTGCTCGGCGCGCAAATGTACGTGCCGAATGACTGTTGCATGAACCGCGAGCGGGAAATGCTGCTCATCACTGGACCGAACATGGCTGGAAAAAGCACGTACATGCGGCAAGTGGCGCTCACCGCCGTCATGGCGCAAATCGGCTGTTTCGTTCCCGCCGAGCGGGCGGTGCTGCCTATTTTTGACCAAGTGTTCACCCGCATCGGCGCTGCTGACGACCTGTCGGCAGGACAAAGCACGTTTATGGTCGAAATGTTGGAGGCGCGCCGCGCCATCGCTCATGCGACGCAAAACAGCCTCATTTTGTTTGATGAAATCGGGCGCGGCACATCGACGTACGACGGCATGGCGCTCGCCCAGGCGATTATTGAGTACATTCACGACCATATCGGCGCGAAAACACTATTTAGCACCCACTACCATGAACTCACCGCCTTGGAGCATTCGCTCCCGCGGCTTTCGAACGTCCATGCCCGCGCCATCGAGGAAAATGGCAAAGTCGTCTTTTTGCATCAAATCGCCGACGGGCCGGCTGACAAGAGCTACGGCATTCACGTCGCTGAGCTGGCCGGGCTGCCGGCTTCGCTCATTGAACGCGCGCGGGCCATTTTAGCGGAATTGGAGAAAGCGGCGGGAAAACAGGAAGCCGCCGCAGGCAGGATGGACGATGGCGCTTTGGTGGAAGCGGGTTTGGCTTTTCAGGGGAACGAAGCGTTAGACGTTGGCCGCGCGGTTGAGCGCGAGAAGGCCTCCCGTCCGTCAGCCGGCGCGGCGCGGGATGGCGTTTTGGCGGAAGCGGCGTTTGAGCAGCTGAGCATGTTTCCTGACCTTGCCCCGGCGCCTGTGGAGCCGCCTCTTTCAAGCAAAGAGAAAAAGGCGCTCGCGGCGCTGAAAGAGATCAATTTGCTCGAGATGACGCCGCTTGAGGCGCTCAACAAACTGTATGAACTGCAAAAGCTCCTCAAGTAA